From Deinococcus aerophilus, one genomic window encodes:
- the guaB gene encoding IMP dehydrogenase, whose product MSAPTTLTPAATEQADRYTYKFGQEGITFDDVLLQPRHSTVLPHEVNVETQLTRRVRLNIPFVSAAMDTVTETGMAVTMAREGGLGVIHKNMAIDAQAEMVRKVKRSESGMIVDPITLPPHATVGEAERMMGEYRISGVPITDPAGRLQGIITNRDMRFIDDPATPIADVMTREGLITVPVGTTLEQAQEIFKRHRIEKLLVVDEGGLLRGLITIKDLTKRVKYPRAAKDALGRLRVAAAIGVGADLMDRAGALLDAGVDVLVLDSAHGHSQGILNALTRVKEHLDVDVIAGNVATRTGARDLILAGADAVKVGIGPGSICTTRVVTGVGVPQITAIFEASAAAMEAGIPVIADGGIKQTGDVPKAIAAGAGAVMMGSMLAGTDEAPGESILRDGRRYKSYRGMGSLGAMDQGSSDRYFQSGSRKFVPEGIEGIIAYRGTAGEVIYQFVGGLRSSMGYCGAPDLQTLRDSAQFVRITGASLIESHPHGVTITKEAPNYGGR is encoded by the coding sequence ATGAGTGCGCCCACGACGCTGACCCCCGCTGCCACCGAGCAGGCCGACCGTTACACCTACAAATTCGGCCAGGAAGGCATCACCTTCGATGACGTGCTGCTGCAGCCGCGCCATTCCACCGTGCTGCCGCATGAGGTGAATGTAGAGACGCAGCTGACCCGCCGCGTGCGCCTGAACATCCCCTTTGTCAGTGCGGCCATGGACACCGTGACCGAGACCGGCATGGCGGTGACCATGGCCCGCGAGGGCGGCCTGGGCGTGATTCACAAGAACATGGCCATTGACGCCCAGGCCGAGATGGTGCGCAAGGTCAAGCGGAGCGAGAGTGGCATGATCGTTGATCCCATCACCCTGCCGCCCCACGCCACCGTCGGCGAGGCCGAGCGCATGATGGGGGAATACCGCATCAGCGGCGTGCCCATCACCGATCCTGCCGGCCGCCTGCAGGGCATCATTACCAACCGGGACATGCGCTTTATTGACGATCCCGCCACGCCCATCGCCGACGTGATGACCCGCGAGGGCCTGATCACCGTGCCGGTGGGGACCACGCTGGAGCAGGCGCAGGAGATCTTCAAACGTCACCGCATCGAGAAGCTGCTCGTCGTGGATGAGGGGGGGCTGCTGCGCGGCCTGATCACCATCAAGGACCTGACCAAGCGGGTGAAATACCCGCGCGCCGCCAAGGACGCGCTGGGCCGGCTGCGGGTCGCGGCGGCCATCGGGGTCGGCGCCGACCTGATGGACCGCGCCGGGGCCCTGCTCGATGCGGGCGTTGATGTGCTGGTTCTGGACAGCGCCCACGGACACAGCCAGGGCATCCTGAACGCGCTGACGCGGGTCAAGGAACACCTTGACGTGGACGTGATTGCCGGAAACGTGGCGACGCGGACCGGGGCAAGAGACCTGATCCTGGCCGGGGCAGACGCCGTGAAGGTGGGCATCGGGCCAGGGTCCATCTGCACCACCCGCGTGGTGACCGGGGTGGGCGTGCCGCAGATCACCGCCATCTTCGAGGCCTCGGCGGCGGCCATGGAGGCGGGCATTCCGGTGATCGCCGACGGCGGCATCAAGCAGACCGGCGACGTGCCCAAGGCGATCGCCGCCGGCGCGGGCGCGGTCATGATGGGCAGTATGCTCGCCGGCACCGATGAGGCTCCCGGCGAGAGCATCCTGCGCGATGGGCGGCGCTACAAGAGTTACCGCGGCATGGGCTCTCTGGGCGCGATGGATCAGGGGTCCAGCGACCGCTACTTCCAGAGTGGCAGCCGCAAGTTTGTCCCCGAGGGCATCGAGGGCATCATCGCCTACCGCGGCACGGCGGGCGAGGTGATCTATCAGTTCGTGGGCGGCCTGCGCAGTTCCATGGGCTACTGCGGTGCCCCTGACCTGCAGACCCTGCGCGACAGCGCCCAGTTCGTGCGGATCACCGGGGCCAGCCTGATCGAGAGCCACCCACACGGCGTCACCATCACCAAGGAAGCGCCGAACTATGGCGGGCGCTGA
- the trhA gene encoding PAQR family membrane homeostasis protein TrhA gives MKRLLSAPREPVNALTHWAGVAAALVTLGPLLWWAHGRGLELWPFVVFGVSMVALYAASASYHSFRASERGLLWLRKLDHAGIFLLIAGSYTPIAYFGLHGVWRDTVLWVVWGIALTGIVLKLVTMRLPRWVSTLLYVGLGWLAVLFLPQLVQTLPPASIFWLAAGGVLYTLGAVVYGTRLQLRQDGPWRLWGFHEVWHLFVLGGTGAHIAMMFNLR, from the coding sequence ATGAAACGACTCCTGAGCGCCCCGCGCGAACCGGTCAACGCCCTGACCCACTGGGCCGGCGTGGCGGCGGCGCTCGTGACGCTGGGGCCACTGCTGTGGTGGGCCCATGGGCGTGGACTGGAACTGTGGCCCTTCGTGGTGTTCGGCGTCAGCATGGTCGCGCTGTACGCCGCGAGTGCGAGCTACCACTCGTTCCGAGCCAGCGAACGCGGACTGCTGTGGCTGCGTAAGCTCGACCACGCAGGCATCTTCCTGCTGATCGCCGGCAGCTACACCCCCATCGCATATTTCGGGCTGCATGGCGTGTGGCGCGACACCGTGCTGTGGGTGGTGTGGGGCATCGCCCTGACCGGCATCGTGCTCAAACTGGTCACCATGCGGCTGCCGCGCTGGGTCAGCACGCTGTTGTACGTGGGCCTGGGCTGGCTGGCAGTCCTCTTCTTGCCGCAATTGGTCCAGACCCTGCCCCCCGCCTCGATCTTCTGGCTGGCGGCGGGCGGCGTGCTGTACACCCTGGGGGCGGTGGTCTACGGCACCCGGTTGCAACTGCGGCAGGACGGCCCCTGGCGGCTGTGGGGCTTCCATGAGGTCTGGCATCTGTTCGTGCTGGGCGGCACGGGCGCGCACATTGCGATGATGTTCAACCTGCGCTGA
- a CDS encoding site-2 protease family protein: MGLISLLTSNPTAFIIIALALVLSLAVHEFAHAYTADRLGDPTPRRYGRVTLNPIAHLDPFGTLLLLIAGFGFAKPVPVNPNNLGRWGTLWVAAAGPISNLLIAVLCAALLKVFPPTTITLTILLTVMSINVILAVFNLIPIPLLDGSRILGALVPPMGRALAQFEAQPFSFLIVMAFIFLARGPIGSIIQAVQGWVLNVVGV; this comes from the coding sequence ATGGGCCTTATCAGTCTGCTGACCAGCAATCCCACCGCGTTCATCATCATTGCGCTGGCGCTGGTGCTCTCGCTCGCCGTTCACGAATTCGCGCACGCCTACACGGCAGACCGCCTGGGTGACCCGACTCCCCGGCGCTACGGACGCGTGACCCTCAACCCCATCGCCCACTTGGACCCCTTCGGCACCCTGCTGCTGCTGATCGCCGGATTCGGTTTTGCCAAGCCGGTGCCGGTCAACCCCAACAACCTCGGCCGCTGGGGAACCCTGTGGGTCGCCGCCGCCGGACCCATCAGCAACCTGCTCATCGCCGTGCTGTGCGCCGCACTGCTCAAGGTGTTTCCCCCCACCACCATCACCCTGACCATCCTGTTGACCGTGATGAGCATCAACGTGATTCTGGCGGTCTTCAACCTGATTCCCATTCCCCTGCTGGACGGCAGCCGCATCCTTGGAGCGCTGGTGCCGCCCATGGGCCGGGCGCTGGCCCAGTTCGAGGCCCAGCCCTTCAGCTTCCTGATCGTGATGGCCTTTATCTTCCTGGCCCGCGGTCCCATCGGCAGCATTATCCAGGCGGTGCAGGGCTGGGTGCTGAACGTGGTGGGGGTGTAA
- a CDS encoding CCA tRNA nucleotidyltransferase, which translates to MTPDPATHAWAQLQDHDRTWLTGLARQAGPQARLALVGGAVRDALLGHTPLDLDVVVEGAGVEALARASGLPTVFHPAFHNATVTLPDGRTADLVRARRESYPVPGENPRPHPGTLEEDLRRRDFTVNALALLIGPQGPVCLLDEVGGQDDLKARTLRPLHPASLREDASRLVRAARLAARLGLTASPELLRQVPDALELADRTPRLWAELRLLFSEPRPGAAARVLAGWGAGTLLPGLETLEALDRLQRADHPLAPALYAAAALHAAPDPTALAGRLSLGDRPGALLARALSDTYFPEDTPERLLRGVLRPDAAVPLTGRDVLALGVLPGRAVGEALAHLAGLRRAGRVGSPEEERAALRAYLKASHQPDGARGGP; encoded by the coding sequence ATGACCCCTGACCCCGCCACCCACGCCTGGGCACAGCTCCAAGACCATGACCGCACCTGGCTAACCGGCCTGGCCCGCCAGGCAGGCCCGCAGGCCCGGCTCGCGCTGGTGGGCGGCGCGGTGCGGGACGCGCTGCTGGGCCACACCCCGCTGGATCTGGACGTGGTGGTGGAAGGAGCAGGTGTAGAAGCGCTGGCCCGCGCCAGCGGTCTGCCCACCGTGTTTCACCCGGCCTTTCACAACGCCACCGTGACCCTGCCAGACGGCCGCACCGCCGATCTGGTCCGTGCCCGGCGCGAAAGCTACCCGGTGCCCGGCGAGAACCCCCGGCCCCACCCCGGCACGCTGGAGGAGGACCTGCGGCGGCGGGACTTCACGGTGAATGCCTTGGCGCTGCTGATCGGGCCGCAGGGGCCCGTGTGCCTGCTGGACGAGGTGGGGGGGCAGGACGACCTGAAGGCGCGGACGCTGCGCCCCCTGCACCCGGCCTCGCTGCGTGAGGACGCCAGCCGTTTGGTACGGGCGGCGCGGCTGGCGGCCCGGCTGGGGCTGACGGCCAGCCCGGAACTGTTGCGTCAGGTGCCCGACGCGCTGGAGCTGGCCGACCGGACCCCCCGGCTGTGGGCCGAACTGCGGCTGCTGTTCTCCGAACCCAGGCCCGGCGCGGCGGCGCGGGTGCTCGCCGGGTGGGGGGCGGGCACCCTGCTGCCCGGACTGGAAACGCTTGAGGCGCTTGACCGGTTGCAACGGGCGGACCATCCGCTCGCTCCTGCCCTGTACGCCGCCGCCGCCCTGCACGCCGCCCCGGACCCGACCGCGCTGGCCGGGCGGCTGAGCCTGGGAGACCGCCCCGGCGCGCTGCTCGCCCGCGCCCTCTCGGACACCTACTTTCCGGAAGACACCCCCGAGCGGCTGCTGCGCGGCGTGCTGCGCCCGGACGCTGCGGTGCCGCTGACCGGGCGCGACGTGCTCGCGCTGGGCGTGCTGCCCGGGCGCGCGGTGGGCGAGGCGCTGGCCCATCTCGCCGGATTGCGGCGGGCCGGCAGGGTGGGCAGCCCGGAGGAGGAACGGGCGGCGCTGCGGGCCTACCTCAAAGCAAGCCATCAGCCGGACGGCGCGCGCGGCGGCCCGTAG
- a CDS encoding S1C family serine protease, with protein sequence MKTTGMATTLVLISLAAGLSGCRTDTLGGSPAGTAPGETVQTTPTPPTTDGTTPTDTAPAPAESSSGAAASDPVGLEAGARLQSEQNTIEVVNRYEPGLVFISTEQEVTQDPLAMMYGGQGGSQVQQGVGSGFFVNDAGDILTNYHVVAGSDGSGSASRIRIRVMNQKDTVDATVIGLAPQYDLALIRPEGLDPALIRPIPLGDSSSLKVGQKAIAMGAPFGLDFSVSEGIVSSTSRQIPIGFSGGIGGEGITQKAIQTDAAINPGNSGGPLLNSSGEVIGINTQILSPSGQATGVGQSAGVGFAIPINAAKNLLPRLQAAKGGIVNPPRIGITAGLLVQGPQTPLAVGLGALTSQGKQQLNLPEQGLIIGQVQPGTPAARAGLQGGTRQQQFRGGAISLGGDVITAADGEPVDALEDLQAILIGKQEGETVTLTVMRDGQEREVKVTLDAAAFQ encoded by the coding sequence ATGAAAACCACCGGAATGGCCACCACACTTGTGCTGATCAGCCTGGCGGCAGGCCTCTCGGGATGCCGCACGGACACGCTGGGGGGCAGTCCCGCCGGCACGGCTCCAGGCGAAACGGTGCAGACGACCCCGACCCCGCCCACCACGGACGGAACCACCCCGACCGACACAGCCCCTGCCCCGGCTGAGTCGTCCTCCGGCGCGGCGGCGTCCGACCCGGTCGGGCTGGAAGCGGGCGCACGGCTGCAAAGCGAGCAGAACACCATCGAGGTGGTGAACCGCTACGAACCGGGACTGGTGTTCATCAGCACCGAGCAGGAGGTCACGCAGGACCCCCTCGCCATGATGTACGGCGGGCAGGGCGGCTCGCAGGTGCAGCAGGGAGTGGGCAGCGGCTTTTTCGTGAACGACGCCGGGGACATTCTGACCAACTACCACGTGGTCGCCGGAAGCGACGGCTCGGGCAGCGCCAGCCGCATCCGCATCCGGGTGATGAACCAGAAAGACACCGTGGACGCCACGGTCATCGGCCTCGCGCCGCAGTACGACCTCGCGCTGATCCGCCCCGAAGGGCTGGACCCAGCCCTGATCCGCCCGATTCCGCTGGGCGACAGTTCCAGCCTCAAGGTGGGCCAGAAGGCCATTGCCATGGGCGCGCCCTTCGGGCTGGATTTCAGTGTCTCCGAGGGCATCGTGAGCAGCACTTCCCGCCAGATTCCCATCGGGTTTTCGGGGGGAATCGGCGGCGAGGGCATCACCCAGAAGGCCATCCAGACCGACGCGGCCATCAACCCGGGCAACTCGGGCGGCCCGCTGCTCAACAGCTCTGGTGAGGTGATCGGCATCAATACCCAGATTCTCTCGCCCAGCGGCCAAGCGACCGGGGTGGGCCAGAGCGCGGGCGTGGGCTTCGCCATTCCCATCAACGCGGCCAAGAACCTGCTGCCCCGGCTGCAGGCGGCCAAGGGCGGCATCGTGAACCCGCCGCGCATCGGCATCACGGCCGGTCTGCTCGTGCAGGGACCGCAGACGCCGCTGGCGGTGGGCCTGGGCGCCCTGACCTCGCAGGGCAAACAGCAGCTGAACCTGCCCGAGCAGGGCCTGATCATTGGGCAGGTTCAGCCGGGCACTCCCGCCGCCCGCGCCGGGTTGCAGGGAGGCACCCGACAGCAGCAGTTCCGGGGCGGAGCGATCAGCCTGGGCGGTGACGTCATCACGGCCGCCGACGGTGAGCCGGTCGACGCTCTGGAGGACCTGCAGGCGATCCTGATCGGCAAGCAGGAGGGCGAGACCGTGACCCTCACTGTGATGCGCGACGGCCAGGAGCGGGAGGTCAAGGTCACCCTGGATGCAGCCGCCTTTCAGTAA
- the hslO gene encoding Hsp33 family molecular chaperone HslO has protein sequence MTASTIPDSFLLRGTAAGNTLRLVGMESTRVVEDARLRHDLSKTATAALGRTLTAAALLAVVLGKKVDSRVTVRVEGGGPVGWIVAEGSAGGMVRGYVREPGADLPLRESDGKLDVSGIVGNDGELAVTRLLDNGEPYTGSVHLTSGEIAEDISTYLGVSEQIPNAVLLGVYEAGGRVAHAGGLLVQAMPGVSDETLAHLEANIRALGQITDGLRRGGLLEVMQRVTEGLDLTLAAGAQAARFECRCSRQKAQDSLKFFNAEERQEMIDDGGQEIVCHWCGEKYHITPAEIAALDAQDLRARA, from the coding sequence ATGACTGCTTCCACCATTCCAGATTCTTTTCTCCTGCGCGGCACCGCGGCGGGCAATACCCTGCGGCTGGTGGGCATGGAATCCACCCGTGTGGTGGAAGACGCCCGGTTGCGCCACGACCTGAGCAAGACCGCGACCGCCGCGCTGGGACGCACCCTGACGGCCGCCGCGCTGCTGGCAGTGGTGCTGGGCAAGAAGGTTGACAGCCGCGTGACCGTGCGGGTGGAGGGCGGCGGACCGGTGGGCTGGATCGTGGCCGAGGGCTCGGCGGGCGGTATGGTGCGCGGCTACGTGCGCGAGCCGGGCGCCGACCTGCCGCTGCGCGAGTCCGACGGCAAGCTGGACGTGAGCGGCATCGTGGGCAACGACGGCGAACTGGCCGTGACCCGCTTGCTGGACAACGGAGAGCCGTATACGGGCAGCGTTCACCTCACCAGCGGCGAGATTGCCGAGGACATCAGCACCTACCTGGGGGTCTCCGAGCAGATTCCCAACGCCGTGCTGCTGGGCGTGTACGAGGCCGGGGGCCGGGTGGCGCACGCCGGCGGGCTGCTCGTGCAGGCCATGCCGGGCGTCAGCGACGAGACGCTCGCCCACCTGGAGGCCAACATCCGCGCGCTGGGCCAGATCACCGATGGCCTGCGCCGGGGCGGGCTGCTGGAAGTGATGCAGCGCGTCACCGAGGGCCTGGACCTGACCCTGGCTGCCGGAGCACAGGCCGCCCGCTTCGAGTGTCGTTGCTCGCGTCAGAAGGCCCAGGACAGCCTGAAATTCTTCAATGCCGAGGAGCGCCAGGAGATGATCGACGACGGCGGTCAGGAGATCGTGTGTCATTGGTGCGGCGAGAAGTACCACATCACCCCCGCCGAGATCGCGGCCCTGGACGCTCAGGATCTGCGGGCCCGCGCCTGA
- a CDS encoding ABC transporter substrate-binding protein, with translation MQSKTVTPKKYLGAIALATLTLTLAACKNNTGSAGTTETTTETTTEATPGTSGSDVLVIQESSDIPTLDPGTTYDTGSGQVVENLYETLVTYQGNSLTELAPLLATEWDEGQNGTEYRFTLREGVKFHTGNPFECKDAEYTFRRNLVTNTSDSGNWFLSESLLGTGSNANDDQSITWAKITDAVKCDGETLVFKLPKADPAFLAKLAYTGQGIVDSAHAKEIGEWDGTEATWKEAVGKDLTGSPLAQDPSGTGAYKLREKTATALTATAFADYWGQQPEIKNVIIQKIPEQAARLQAFEKGDADMVETGGRPIIEAQLRGKSGIEIIDDLPDTSAFGISMNQKIEGDAIGSGKLDGQGIPANFFSDVNVRRGFVAAFNVPQYIEEVQKGKGEPRNFLLPETFPGYNADIEPPQFDLEAAKQNFQDAWGGKVWDNGFTVNVSYRAGSVPAQTGMELLKKNIESINPKFRVNIVAKEWSDIIKGSNQGTEAMVMTGWAPDYADPDNFVHTFYASKGYYNPRINVTDAQIDGWIEEARATTDTARRNELYTNIAKRALDQAYYILMPSNPGIQAYRDTVKGISLDTFNPMISFRTGTLWKDLSKS, from the coding sequence ATGCAGAGCAAAACCGTTACCCCCAAGAAGTACCTGGGCGCCATTGCCCTCGCCACCCTGACCCTGACCCTCGCCGCCTGCAAGAACAACACCGGCTCGGCCGGCACCACCGAGACCACCACCGAGACCACCACCGAGGCGACGCCGGGAACCAGCGGCAGTGACGTGCTGGTGATTCAGGAGTCCTCGGACATCCCGACCCTGGACCCCGGCACCACCTACGACACGGGCAGCGGACAGGTCGTGGAGAACCTCTACGAGACGCTGGTGACCTATCAGGGCAACAGCCTGACCGAACTTGCTCCGCTGCTCGCGACCGAGTGGGACGAGGGCCAGAACGGCACCGAGTACCGCTTTACCCTGCGTGAGGGCGTGAAGTTCCACACCGGTAACCCCTTCGAGTGTAAGGACGCCGAGTACACCTTCCGCCGCAACCTCGTGACCAACACCAGCGACAGCGGCAACTGGTTCCTGAGCGAGAGCCTGCTGGGCACCGGCAGCAACGCCAACGACGACCAGAGCATCACCTGGGCGAAGATCACCGACGCCGTGAAGTGCGACGGCGAGACGCTGGTGTTCAAGCTGCCCAAGGCGGACCCCGCCTTCCTGGCGAAGCTCGCGTACACCGGCCAGGGTATCGTGGACAGCGCGCATGCCAAAGAAATTGGCGAGTGGGACGGCACCGAGGCCACCTGGAAGGAAGCCGTGGGCAAGGACCTGACCGGCAGCCCGCTGGCGCAGGACCCCAGCGGCACCGGGGCGTACAAGCTGCGGGAAAAGACCGCCACCGCCCTGACGGCCACCGCCTTCGCCGACTACTGGGGCCAGCAGCCCGAGATCAAGAACGTGATCATCCAGAAGATCCCCGAGCAGGCCGCCCGCCTGCAGGCCTTCGAGAAGGGTGACGCGGACATGGTGGAAACCGGTGGCCGCCCGATCATCGAAGCGCAGCTGCGCGGCAAGTCGGGCATCGAGATCATCGACGACCTGCCCGACACCAGCGCCTTCGGCATCAGCATGAACCAGAAGATCGAGGGCGACGCCATCGGCAGCGGCAAGCTCGACGGTCAGGGCATCCCCGCCAACTTCTTCAGCGACGTGAATGTGCGCCGTGGTTTTGTGGCCGCCTTCAACGTGCCGCAGTACATCGAGGAAGTGCAAAAGGGCAAGGGCGAGCCGCGCAACTTCCTGCTGCCCGAAACCTTCCCCGGCTACAACGCGGACATCGAGCCCCCACAGTTTGATCTGGAAGCCGCCAAGCAGAACTTCCAGGACGCCTGGGGCGGCAAGGTCTGGGACAACGGCTTTACCGTCAATGTCTCGTACCGTGCGGGCAGCGTTCCGGCCCAGACCGGCATGGAACTGCTGAAGAAGAACATCGAGTCCATCAATCCCAAGTTCCGGGTGAACATCGTCGCCAAGGAATGGAGCGACATCATCAAGGGCAGCAACCAGGGCACCGAGGCGATGGTCATGACCGGCTGGGCCCCCGACTATGCCGACCCGGACAACTTCGTGCACACCTTCTACGCCTCCAAGGGCTACTACAACCCGCGCATCAACGTGACCGACGCGCAGATTGACGGCTGGATTGAGGAGGCCCGCGCCACCACCGACACCGCCCGGCGCAACGAGCTGTACACCAACATCGCCAAGCGGGCGCTGGATCAGGCCTACTACATCCTGATGCCCAGCAACCCCGGCATCCAGGCGTACCGGGATACCGTCAAGGGCATCAGCCTGGACACCTTCAACCCGATGATCTCCTTCCGCACCGGTACCCTCTGGAAGGACCTCAGCAAGAGCTGA
- a CDS encoding response regulator produces the protein MSSADPHIHSHDPETGLPRRISLLLVDDHPVVRKGTRELLEGEADLHVAGEAASGEEAIVQARALRPDVILMDVSMPGMNGIEATRAIKAEQPGVGVLVLTSYDDDAYVFALLEAGAAGYLLKNTSEDDLLGAVRAVAAGESALHPSVARKVLERFSAGAATAHTPPEDDLSPRELEVLRVAATGRTNKEIARDLDISPRTVQVHLANIFSKLNVGSRTEAVLYGIKRGWIDPKML, from the coding sequence ATGTCCTCCGCCGACCCGCACATTCACAGCCATGACCCGGAAACCGGCCTGCCGCGCCGCATCTCGCTGCTGCTGGTCGACGACCATCCGGTGGTCCGCAAGGGCACCCGCGAATTGCTGGAAGGCGAGGCCGACCTGCATGTGGCGGGCGAGGCGGCCAGCGGCGAGGAGGCCATCGTGCAGGCGCGGGCGTTGCGGCCCGACGTGATCCTGATGGACGTGTCCATGCCCGGCATGAACGGCATTGAGGCGACCCGCGCCATCAAGGCCGAGCAGCCCGGCGTGGGCGTGCTGGTGCTGACCAGCTACGACGACGACGCCTACGTGTTCGCGCTGCTGGAAGCCGGAGCGGCCGGCTACCTGCTCAAGAACACCAGCGAGGACGACCTGCTGGGGGCGGTGCGGGCGGTGGCCGCCGGGGAAAGTGCCCTGCACCCCAGCGTGGCCCGCAAGGTCCTGGAGCGCTTCAGCGCCGGGGCCGCCACCGCCCACACCCCGCCCGAGGACGACCTCAGTCCGCGCGAGCTGGAAGTGCTGCGCGTGGCGGCCACCGGGCGCACCAACAAGGAAATTGCCCGCGACCTCGACATCAGCCCGCGCACCGTGCAGGTCCACCTCGCGAACATCTTCTCCAAGCTGAACGTGGGCAGCCGCACCGAGGCCGTGCTGTACGGCATCAAGCGTGGGTGGATCGACCCGAAGATGCTGTGA